A stretch of Suncus etruscus isolate mSunEtr1 chromosome 9, mSunEtr1.pri.cur, whole genome shotgun sequence DNA encodes these proteins:
- the LOC126018205 gene encoding olfactory receptor 56A4: MIQHMASQSNNSYTPISEFLLICFPNYQNWQHWLSLPLSLLFLLAMAANATLLITIWLDSSLHEPMYYLLSLLSLLDIVLCLTVIPKVLDIFLFDNKSISFSACFLQMFVMNSFLTMESCTFMVMAYDRYVAICHPLRYSSIITDQFVARATIFVVARNCLLTMPIPILSSRLRYCADNIIKNCICTNLSVSKLSCDNITFNRIYQFVVGWTLLGSDLLLIILSYSFILKAVLKIKAEGAMAKALGTCGSHFILILFFSTVLLVLVITNLARKKIPPDVPILLNILHHLIPPALNPIVYGVRTKEIKQGIKKLMRKL, from the coding sequence ATGATACAGCACATGGCATCACAGAGCAACAACTCCTATACACCAATCTCTGAGTTCCTTCTTATCTGCTTCCCTAATTACCAGAATTGGCAGCATTGGCTTTCTTTGCCGCTCAGCCTTCTCTTCCTCTTGGCCATGGCGGCCAATGCCACACTTCTGATAACGATCTGGTTGGATTCCTCTCTGCATGAACCTATGTATTACCTGCTCAGCCTTCTCTCTCTGCTGGACATTGTGCTCTGTCTTACAGTTATACCTAAGGTTttggacatttttttgtttgacaACAAATCTATCAGTTTCTCTGCTTGCTTCCTACAAATGTTTGTCATGAACAGTTTTCTGACTATGGAGTCTTGCACATTTATGGtcatggcctatgaccgctatgtggcTATCTGCCACCCACTCAGGTATTCATCTATTATTACTGACCAATTTGTAGCTAGAGCCACCATTTTTGTTGTAGCTCGGAATTGCCTTCTCACTATGCCTATTCCAATACTTTCTTCCAGACTTAGATACTGTGcagataatattattaaaaattgcaTCTGCACTAACCTATCTGTGTCTAAACTCTCTTGTGATAATATCACTTTCAATCGAATCTACCAGTTTGTGGTAGGGTGGACTTTACTGGGTTCTGATCTCTTGCTTATTATTCTTTCCTACTCTTTCATCTTGAAAGCTGTACTGAAGATCAAAGCTGAGGGAGCTATGGCCAAAGCTCTAGGCACTTGTGGGTCTCATTTTATACTAATTCTCTTCTTCAGCACAGTCTTACTAGTTTTGGTCATCACTAATCTGGCCAGGAAAAAAATTCCCCCAGATGTTCCCATCCTGCTCAACATCCTGCATCATCTCATCCCCCCAGCTCTGAACCCAATTGTTTATGGTGTCAGAACAAAAGAAATTAAGCAGGGAATTAAGAAACTGATGAGAAAGTTATAA
- the LOC126018220 gene encoding olfactory receptor 56A3-like, translated as MIAHQNGTVSIEVSNFLLHCFAKSPSWQFWLSMPLSVLLLLAMGANATLLVTIQLETSLHQPMYYLLSLLSLLDIVLCLTVIPKVLTIFWFDLKSISFTACFLQMFIMNSFFAMESCTFVVMAYDRYIAICHPLRYPSIITDKFVVKATILIFSRSVLLTLPIPILSARLSYCGRNIIENCICANMSVSRLSCDDVIINRLYQFAGGWTLLGSDLILIFLSYTLILRAVLRLKAEGAMAKALSTCGSHFILILFFSTILLVFVLTHAMKKKVSHDVPVLLNVLHHVIPAALNPIVYGVRTQEIKEGIQRLLRKGW; from the coding sequence ATGATAGCACACCAAAATGGCACTGTCTCCATTGAAGTTTCAAATTTCCTCCTGCATTGTTTTGCCAAGTCTCCCAGCTGGCAGTTTTGGCTATCCATGCCCCTCAGTGTCCTCCTTCTCCTGGCCATGGGGGCTAATGCCACGCTCCTGGTCACCATCCAGCTAGAGACCTCTCTGCACCAGCCCATGTACTATCTACTTAGCCTCCTCTCCTTACTGGACATTGTGCTATGCCTCACTGTCATCCCCAAGGTCTTGACCATCTTCTGGTTTGATCTCAAATCTATAAGCTTCACTGCCTGTTTCCTACAGATGTTCATCATGAATAGTTTTTTTGCGATGGAGTCCTGTACATTTGTGGTTATGGCTTATGACCGTTATATAGCCATCTGCCACCCACTGAGGTACCCATCTATCATCACTGACAAATTCGTAGTTAAGgccaccattttaattttttccaggaGTGTCCTTTTGACACTACCAATTCCCATTCTATCTGCACGACTATCCTATTGTGGGAGAAATATTATTGAGAACTGTATCTGTGCCAACATGTCTGTTTCCAGGCTCTCCTGTGATGATGTTATTATTAATCGTCTTTACCAATTTGCTGGAGGCTGGACTCTGCTAGGATCTGACCTCATTCTCATCTTCCTCTCATACACCCTCATATTGCGAGCTGTGCTAAGACTCAAGGCAGAAGGTGCTATGGCCAAGGCACTAAGCACATGTGGTTCTCACTTCATCCTTATCCTCTTCTTCAGCACTATCCTCCTGGTCTTTGTTCTCACTCATGCCATGAAGAAGAAAGTGTCTCACGATGTGCCAGTCTTGCTCAACGTCCTCCACCATGTCATCCCTGCAGCTCTCAATCCTATTGTTTATGGAGTGCGAACTCAAGAGATCAAGGAAGGAATCCAGAGATTACTAAGGAAAGGGTGGTAA